CGAAGCTGAATTCAATTCGGACATGTGATACCTATCGAGAAACCAGATGTTGCAAGCCTCAGCATTTCTGGCGGGGGAGTTATCTGCCTACAACAGGTCACCCTCAAAATGGCCATGCGAAATGGGACATAACGCATTGTGGTGTCATGGATAAATTTGTTGCGTTGCAGCAATTATCGCACAGGGCGGCAGTCGGGGAGACTGACGGCATTTCTGCTTGCAGTAGTCCGTGCGCTGAAATGGATGAATTGTTCCTCTTGGGGATTTCTCTAGGCGGCCTTCTGATCAATGTTCCCGGCCATCAATCCGGGGCTGCAACAGGATCGGCAGGTAGCGGAAGGCGAGCGTCCCGAAAGCGATCAGCCAGCAGGTCGCTGACAGGTATATCCAAACGAGATAGGCAGCCGGGAGGATTTGCGGCAGAAAAATACGAGTGACCAAGGCGACGATCATGATGTAAAGCACTGCTCTATCCATTCCGTCGAAAACCACTTTGCGTCCGGTATGGCCTTTGGAAATCCGGATAATCATGGCCGGGATGACGCAGCCCATGGCGCCAAAGGTGAAAAGATGCACCGATACCGAGCCAACCCAGACGAAGTTCATTGCGTGGCCGAGTGCCTCGACCATCAATTGGCCGATAATGGCCAAATACCCAATGTACATGATGCCGACATCAATGCGCTTGAAGGCTAGTTGGGGTTTCCAGAAGATGAAGCGAATGCTTAGCAGTCCGGCAAGGGTCAGCGAGAGTGCCGCGGTCAACGGTCGGGGGAGGGCAAATTCGAAGACTAGCAGCAAGCTCAGCAGCTTGATCGGCATGTCCAGTTTCGGGTGACGAAGAATCTGGATCTGGAACGCCGCCTTCATGAAGCCGGTCAAGGTGCGCTCCAGCATGATCAGGAAGGCAAGCCTGAATAATCCGATGGCCATGCCGTAGCCGGCCATGAAATCGGCACCTTCCAGCATCATGTACTTGGCCATCAGAAAGCCGGGCAACATGATCAGGAAAAATGCGTTGTCACGGTAGCTGTCGGTGGCGCGATGGCGGATCAACGTCCACAGCAGCATCGCAATCATGCTACCGAGAAAGAAATTGTTCGACAGCAGAAACAGGGGTTTTGGCCAGCTACCGCCAAAGCTCATGCCGATCCGCTCGAAGATCCAGGCGGCAGCAAGCAGCATCAGCGCCGGGCCATGGTAACCGCGGATATTTACCCAGTTCTTGGTTGAGGTGAGCAGGAACCCGCCCAGTACGGCCCAGCCGAAGCCGAAGAACATTTCGTGAGCATGCCATTGCACCGCACTGAAGGAGGCATCCGGCGCCGGGGCCGCGCTGCCGAAAATCAGTGCCCAGATTATCGGCAAGAGCATTCCAGAAAGGCAGGCAAGTGCAAAAAATGGGCGGAAGCCGACGAGCCAGATTGGATGCTTCGAGCATTGCATGAGAACTTATTGCCGATAAGGTTGATCTAAGCGCTGAGTTTAGCCACTCTTGGTCCCGGCAAATTTGATTTATCCCCGACTCGTCACGCATTGGACTTAACATTGGCGTAAAATTCGAGACTTGGCCGCGAGTGAGGGGTATCGGCCGGTATACATAAGGATAACGATGAAGCGTGTGGACGATTTCCGCTTGCGGCTTGGCAAGCACGAGCTGGTGCCGATCATGGTCGGCGGCATGGGGGTTGACATTTCGAGTGCCGACCTCGCCCTCGAGGCGGCCCGCCTTGGAGGCGTCGGGCATATCTCCGATGCGATGATCAAGACCGTTTCTGATCGTCGTTACGACACCAAGTTCGTCAAAGAAAAACTCAAGATCTACAAGTTCAACGTCGAGAACGAAGACAAATCACCCGTCAAATTCGATCTTGGCAAGCTGATTGAGGCGACACGGCTTCACGTTGAGTCAACCATGTCGCGCAAAACCGGCACCGGCATGATTTTCATCAACTGTATGGAAAAGCTGACCATGAATGCGCCGAAAGAGACGCTCAAGGTACGCATGGAAGCAGCGATGGATTCCGGCATTGAAGGCATTACGCTGGCTGCCGGCCTGCACTTGGGATCCTTTGCGTTAATTGAGGATCATCCACGTTTCCGTGACGTCAAGCTGGGCATCATTGTTTCTTCGGTGCGCGCCCTGCAACTTTTCCTGAAAAAGAGTTCGCGGACCGGTCGCCTGCCAGACTACATCGTCGTTGAAGGGCCGCTGGCTGGTGGCCACCTTGGCTTTGGCATGGACTGGGCTCAGTACGATCTGGCTACCATCGTTGCCGAAGTGATTCAGTATCTGAAGAACGAGCATCTGGATATTCCCGTCATCCCGGCCGGCGGTATTTTCACCGGTTCCGATGCTGCGGCTTTCCTCGAAGGTGGTGCCTCGGCCGTTCAGGTGGCAACCCGCTTTACGGTTTCCGAAGAATGTGGCCTGCCTGCGGACGTCAAGCAAGAGTACTTCAAGGCGAGCGAAGAGGACATAGAGGTCAATCAGATTTCCCCGACCGGCTATCCAATGCGCATGATAAAAAGCAGTCCTGGCATTGGCGCCGGTATACGCCCCAATTGTGAGGCCTACGGATATCTGCTGGATGCCAACGGCAAGTGTGCCTATGTTACGGCCTATAACCGGGAAATTGCAGCACACCCTGGCGCTCGCAAGATATCGGTCATGGACAAGACCTGTCTGTGCACGCATATGCGGAATTTTGATATCTGGACTTGTGGCCATCTGACCTACCGTCTCAAAGATACGACCCATCGTCTTGAGGATGGCAGTTATCAGTTGCTGTCGGCTGAACATGTCTTCAAGGACTATCAGTTCAGCACTGACCAGAAGGTTGCCTTGCCGGAATAACTGCTGGCCTGACTGAAATACAGACGGCCCCGCTGTGGGTCGTTGGTCGGCTTTGACCCCGCGAAGATTTCCCGTCATGACCATAGCCAAACTGTGTAGTTGGACAACATCGCTGTGTCCGCTAAAGAAAGCCATCGTTGCTGTTATGGCCATTCTGCAAATCGCATTACCTGCGATGGCCGAGTCTGAATCAGCTTTTTCGCTGCAGGGCTTCGGAACGCTCGGTATTGCCCGGACCACAACAGACAACGTCGAGTTTGTCCGTGACTTGTCCCAGCCACGAGGGATCGGCAAGGAGTGGAGTGGCTTGGTGGATAGCGTGCTCGGCCTGCAGGGCGCCTGGCATATCAATCCACAGATGGATGCGGTGGTTCAAGCGACGAGTCGTTATCGCTACGACCAGACGTTCTATCCCGAAATTGCCTGGGCATATTTGAAATATGATCCCAACCCGAATTTGAGCCTGAGGGCTGGGCGCCTGGGTACTGAATTTTTCATGATGGCGGATTCGCGCTGGGTTGGTTATTCTTTTCTGACCGTACGTCCGCCCGGCGATTATTTCTGGTATTTGCCTTTTTATAGCATCCACGGTGCCGATGCGGCGATAACCGTACCGCTTGGTGAACATCTCCTGCGAGCGAAGGTCTTCTACGGGCGTTCGAATGGTCAAATTCCGTTGGCTGATGAACAGTGGGATATTTCCGGTTCGCCGATGGTGGGTGGATTCCTCGAGTATCAAGTAGATGCCTGGCTGGTGCGAGCTAGCTACGCCAATATTCAGTTCCGACACGACCTGCCAATTTCGGCGGTGATGCAGAAAATTATAGGGCGGGGCACTACGAGCGCGGAAGCCGCCTTCCTTGCTACGCGCAATACGCGCACTCACTATTATTCGGTAGGGGTCGTCTACGATCAGGGACCGTGGCAGGCGCAGTTGATGTTGAATCATATCGAGCAAGGCAGCAATGCACTTGAAAGCTCGGATGGTGGCTATCTGCTTGCCGGTTATCGGGTTTTTCAGGTAACGCCTTATCTTGGGTACTCGTGGGTTCGTTCCCGGCAGCATGGGCAGCCTCTGAATGCTCTTGCCGCCTACGTCATGGCTGATTCACATTCCGAGCAGCATACGATGTTCCTGGGGGTGCGCTGGGATGTTGCCAAAAATGTTGCGCTCAAGGCTCAGTGGGATTCGATCCGGGGCGATTCAACGTCGATTTTTCCTTATCGCCAGGACCGTCGAGCGCAATGGGATGGCAACATGGATGTTTTTTCCATGACGATGGACTTTGTCTTCTAAATCGATGCGCATTGTCCGACGGTTTTCCTTGCTGACATTGTGTTGGCTGCTAATGCAGCCGATGGCAGAAGTGCGAGCCGAACTGGTTGTGGTGGTAAATGCGCGCTGTGGCGTGGCTGCAATGACCCGAAACGAGGTAGTCAATGTTTTTTTCGGCCGCAATCGCCAGTTTTTCAATGGCGTGGAAGCGCAACCGGTGGACATGCCAGATAGTCATCCTGATCGGGCACGCTTTTATCGCGCATTGGTTGGCAAGGAGGTTTCCGAGGTCAATGCCTACTGGTCACGGCAAGTCTTTTCTGGGCGCATGCAACCGCCTACGAAGGTAAATACAACCGACGATGTTATGAAATGGGTGAGTTCACATCCGGGGGGCATAGGATTTATTGATCTATCCAGGGCCGATGCGCGAGTTCGTGTGGTTTACGACCTGACACCCTAAGTAAATTTTTTAACTTTCTCATTGAACCTTGAGTTGATCGGCGTGGTCATTATTTTCATGGCCATAGCGGTGATTGTCATCAAGTACGGGTAATCTTCGCATGTGCTGTAGTTCGTGCTTCGATGAGCTACATCATTGATTTCTAATAACCAAAGGAGATAAACATGCCCAATCGCATCATTAGCAACATTATCGCCGGCCAAACTGTTGTTTCCTGCGCCAAGGAAGCCACGGTGCGGTCTGCTTGCAGCTTGATGGCCCAAAAGCGGATCGGAGCCATTCTGGTCGTTGAAAACAACCGGACCGTTGGCATCTTTACCGAGCGTGATGCGCTCAACAAGGTCTTGGCAGGCAATCTGGATCCGGATAAAACGACCTTGTCGCAGGTAATGGTCGCCAACCCGCAAACGATTCGTGCTGACAAGCCGCTTGGCTATGCCTTGCAATTTATGGTCGATGGTGGTTTCCGCCATGTGCCAGTGGTGGACGATAATGGTGCTCCGTTGGGCATGGTTTCTGCTCGCGATGCTTTGGGTCAGGATATCGTTCAACTCGAGCGAAATCTCGAACTCCGCGAGCACCTCGAGGAAAATATCGCCTAAGTTGGTTCGAGCGGCCAGCCCAAAAGCACCAGCGTGTCGGCGAATTCGCCGGACGCTGGTGCTTTTATTTCCAGATGTTGCCCCTCCACTGGGTGGTTAAATGCCATGCTGACGCACGCAAGCAGCATCCGATGGCAGCCAAGATGTTCAGCAAAGTAGCGGTTATGAATTCCCTTGCCGTGGGTTGCGTCGCCGATGACCGGATGGGCAATATGTTTGAGATGACGCCTTATCTGGTGGCGACGACCGCTTACAGGTTCCAGTTCAAGTAGCGCATAACGGCTGGTTGGGTAGCGGTCCACCTTAACGGGAAGTTCGATTTCAGCCAGTTTCCGAAAGTGCGTGAAGGCTGGTTGCGGCTCTGTGCTGCTTTGTTCTCCCCGGAATTCGTAGGGATCGCGTTGCCGAGACAGCGCATGCTCGATGCTGCCTGATGCCGGCGGGTGTCCGCGAACGACCGCCCAATAACGTTTATCTACTGTTCCTTGCTCGAACTGTTGTCCGAGTTGGCTGGCGATTTCCTTGCTCAGACCAAATAGCAGTACGCCGGAAGTGCCTCTATCGAGTCGATGGGCTGGCCATACGTACTGGCCGATCTGGTCGCGCAGGATCTGGATCGCGAAGCGGGTTTCGTGACGATCGATTTCAGATCGATGGACGAGTAGGGCGGGCGGCTTGTCGATAACGACAATATGCTCGTCGCGATAGAGGATAGGGAGTTCTTCAGCCAAAAAAACGTTGCTTTGCCGTAACTGGAATTTCCATACCGGTGACATGGGCGCGGTCGAGCAATTCCCAGTAGTAGCGATAAGAGGCTCGATCGTGGAGTTTGCCTTCGTGTTGAGTCGGTCCCCAGTCGGTGTCCTGAGCGGCTGTCAGGATTTCAGCCGCAGCCTGCACTTCCGAAAAATCCGGGCGCATTGCTTCGACGATTGGCACAATCTGGTTTGGGTGAATGCTCCACATGCGCAGGTATCCAAATTCTGTTCGAGCGCGCAATGCGTCATTGCGGATGTATTCGATATCTTTCAGTTCGGTGGTCACGTTATGTGATGGAATGACCCCGCAAGCCAGTGCTGCCGCGCTGATTTCACATTTGGCACGAGCAACCAGCGGATGTTCAAACTGGCCGGGACTTTTCATGGCGCTGCCAGGAATGGCGCCGTGATGCCCGGAGACGAAATCCATCAGGCCAAAATCCAGACTCTCGACCCCGGGTAGTGCAGCGATTTCCCATACTTCGCGAAGAGCGCCGTGGGTTTCAACAAGCACGTGAACCGGAATCCTGCGGTCAACGCCAAAATTTTGCTCAATTTCACGTAATGCTTCTATTTGAATCTGAACGTCAGCGGCGCTACAGGATTTGGGCAAGGTAATGAAAGGCAAGCGGCTGCCGGCGATGCCAACCAGAATTTCCATATCCTGCCGCCAGTGCGGGTGGGTGACGTCATGAACGCGAGCGCCTACCCGGTTGAACAGGTTGTCCTCGCTCATGATGATACCGGCAGCCATTTCAGCGTGCTCGCGCTCGGCACCTGCATGAGCCCCATCCTCGCAGTCGCAGGTGATGTCGAATATCGGTCCGAGTTCCCTTTGTAACTGGAGTGCTTTCCGCATCAGTTTTTCAGATCCGGCGTAATGGTCGACAGCGGGCAGAATGGGGAATGGTTTTTCGCCGGCAAAAAGTACGGCTTTCGGATGGCGCATGATTTTCAGATCCAAAAATGAAAATGGCCGCGGTATTTTACCGCGGCCATTTAATGAAGCTGGGAACTAATGCTGGATTACAGCATGTCCTTGACGGCTTCGGCTTCGTCGGTCAATTCCTTGAGCGTGAAGTTGATCTTTTCGCGGCTGTATTCGTCGATTTCCAGACCCTGGATGATCTTGAACGAACCTCCATTGCACTCGCACGGGAAGCCGTAAACGATGCCGGCCGGGATGCCGTAAGAACCATCAGACGGAACGCCCATCGTGACCCAGTCGCTGGAACCGAGAACCCAGTCATGGATGTGATCAATGGCTGCATTGGCAGCAGAGGCGGCGGAAGAAAGGCCGCGTGCTTCGATGATGGCTGCGCCGCGCTTACCGACGGTCGGCAGGAATGTGTCGTTGTTCCAGGCGTGATCGTTGATCAGTGCCTTGACGTTGTCGCCGTTGGATTCGCAGTTGCGGTAGTCAGCGTACATCGTCGGGGAGTGATTACCCCAGACGACCAGCTTCTTGAAGGAGGAAACGGCGCGGCCGGTTTTCTCGGCCAATTGGGACAGCGCGCGGTTATGATCCAGGCGCAGCATGCCGTGGTAATTGTTCGGGTTGGTGCGGCCGACCTTCTTGGCTGCTGCTGCAGCAATATAGGCGTTGGTGTTGCAGGGGTTGCCAACGACCAGAACCTTGACGTCTTCCTTGGCGTTCTCGGCAATTGCTTTGCCTTGAACCGTGAAGATGGCGCCGTTGGCGGTCAGCAAGTCGGCACGTTCCATACCTTTGGTGCGTGGGCGGGCGCCAACCAGCAGGCAGACGTCGGCATCCTTGAACGCAACGTTCGGGTCATCAGTGGCGACCATGCCGGCGAGTAGCGGGAAGGCGCAGTCGTCGAGCTCCATCATCACGCCCTTGACGGCTTGCTGGGCTTGCGGCAGGTCGAGCAACTGGAGGATGACCGGCTGGTCTTTGCCGAGCATTTCGCCGGAGGCAATGCGGAACAGCAGGCTATAACCGATCTGGCCGGCGGCGCCGGTAATGGCAACGCGCATGGGTGCTTTGGACATGTATCGCTCCTGTTTGAAACAGCGTGGTTGAAATTATTGGTATTCGCCCGAAAGCCCGCTTTTTTGATTACTTGCGTCAGCAGGCACGAGAGATTGAAGATGGTAGGAGTTCGGCGTTTTTCTGTCAATTCATCATGTGTCTTATATAAGATAACTTTTCGTGGACGGCCTTGGTGAAATGTGCTGAAATTTGGATCATGACTCGTGACGTTTCTCGTCCTGCCCCCCGTTTAAGTTCACCAACTTTCAGTCCTCTATATCGCCAAATCAAGGATTTCTTGATTCGTAGCCTGGAGGAAGGAGAGTGGAGGCCTGGTGATTCCATTCCCAGCGAGGGTGAGCTGGCATCACGCTTCAATGTCAGCCAAGGAACTGTCCGTAAGGCAATTGACGAAATGGCTGCGGAAAATCTACTTATTCGACGTCAGGGAAAAGGGACATTTGTTGCAACGCATAACGATCCCCGCTCCTTTTACCGATTTCTGCGCTTGGTGCCAGATGATGGCAAGGCAACCCATGCTGTCAGTGACCCATATTTTTGCGAAACTGTTGATGCGAATCCGGAGGTGGCAACTGCTCTTGGCCTGCAGGTTGGCACGAGAGTAGTTCACGTGAAGCGTCTGCTACGTTTCAGTGGGGATCCCGTGGTCTTTGATCAGATATATCTTGTCGCTGAATTATTTGATGGTTTGACGCTGGAAAGTTTGCGGGGGGGAGAGCGCTCGCTTTATAGTTTGTTTGAAAGTGATTTTGGTGTTCGTATGATCAATGCCGAAGAGCACTTGAGGGCAGTTCCGGCAGATGCCCGAAGTGCGGGCATGATTGGTGTGCCATTGGGGGAGCCTCTCTTGCTTGTGGAGCGGACGGCTTATACCTATGGGAATAAGGCTGTAGAGTGGCGACGTGGTCTGTATAGCACCCGGCATCACTACTATAGAAATGTTTTAGGTTGAACAGTAGGGGTACGCTTAAAACCACTCGGAAAGGCCTCTCTGAGGAGTGCTCTGTCTAGTTTTGAATGTATAATTACAGCTCTTTTCGAACCACGTAAAAGCGGATAACCGCATATTCACGCGAGGGATGACGTTCATGGCAGAAATGACCATCAAGAAACGTCCAAAAAACTTGGACTTGACCACAATTAGGTTGCCGTTGCCGGGCAAGGTTTCAATTCTTCATCGCGTTAGCGGTGCCGGATTGTTTCTTTGTCTTCCGGTTTTGCTCTGGCTGTTCGGAGCAAGCTTGGCGTCTCCTGATAGTTTTGCGGTTTTTAAATCGGTTGCCGGCATGTTGCCGGTCAAGGTGATTCTGGCGGGCCTTCTTTGGGCGTTTGTGCACCATTTTTGTGCTGGTATTCGATTTCTTCTGCTTGATCTGCATGTGGGCATTGAGAAAGAGGCTGCCCGCAAGTCTGCTGGTGTTGTGCTGGCAGTAAGTATTCCGCTGACCCTGATCCTTTGGGGGGTGTTGCTGTGATCAATCGTATTGTTGTAGGTGCTCATTACGGGCTGAGGGATTGGATTGCCCAGCGCGCAACGGCAGTTATCATGGCGGTCTATTCGGTATTGATGGCCGCGGTTCTGCTGATCGTTCGTCCATCCACCTTCGAGGCATGGCAGGGGCTGTTTGCTAACGGCGTTATAAAATTCCTGACCTTTCTTTTTTTCGTTAGTCTGTTTTACCACGCTTGGATTGGCGTGCGTGATATCTGGATGGACTACGTGAAGCCGACTGGCCTGCGCCTTTCCCTGCATGTTCTGACTGCTGCTGCGCTGGTGGGGTATACCGCGTGGGCTGCTGCGATTCTCTGGAGGCTGTAAGCGTGAGTATTCCTGTTCTCAAATTTGATGCGGTAATCGTTGGTGCTGGTGGCGCTGGTTTGCGTTCTGCAATCCAGTTGTCCGAGGCTGGCTTGAAGACGGCTGTGCTGTCCAAGGTGTTTCCAACCCGTTCTCATACAGTTGCTGCTCAGGGCGGCGTTGCGGCTTCTCTCGGTAATTCCGAGGAAGATCACTGGACGTGGCACATGTACGATACCGTCAAGGGTTCCGACTGGCTCGGTGACCAAGATGCTATTGAGTTCATGTGCAAGAAGGCCAATGAAGTGGTGGTCGAGCTTGAGCATTACGGTATGCCTTTTGATCGTACCGATGATGGCAAGATTTACCAGCGTCCGTTCGGCGGCCATATGTCGAATTTTGGTGAAAAGCCAGTGCGTCGATCGTGTGCGGCCGCTGACCGTACTGGTCATGCCATGCTGCATGCCATGTATCAGCGTAACGTCAAGGCCAACACCCAGTTTTTCGTTGAATGGATGGCGCTTGATCTGATTCGTGACGAAGAGGGTCACGTCCTTGGCGTTACCGCCATGGAAATGGAAACAGGTCAGATCGTTATTTTCCATGCTCGCGCCACGATTTTTGCTACCGGTGGTGCTGGCCGTATTTTCTACTCTTCGACCAATGCTTTCATTAATACTGGTGACGGCTTGGGTATGGCGGCTCGTGCCGGCATCCCGCTCGAAGATATGGAGTTTTGGCAATTTCACCCGACCGGCGTGGCCGGTGCAGGCGTGCTCATTACAGAAGGTGTGCGCGGAGAAGGTGGTATCCTGCGTAACTCCAGCAAGGAACGCTTCATGGAGCGCTACGCGCCGAATGCCAAGGATCTGGCTTCGCGTGACGTGGTTTCCCGTGCCATGGCGACGGAAATCAAGGAAGGTCGGGGTTGTGGCGTCAACAAGGACTATGTCCTGCTCGACATTACTCACCTGGATCCTGCAACCATCATGAAGCGCTTGCCGGGTATTCATGAAATTGGTCTTCAGTTTGCCGGTGTTGATTGTCTAAAAGAACCGTTGCCTGTGGTTCCGACTTGTCACTATCAGATGGGTGGTATCCCGACGCATTACTCCGGCCGTGTCGTGATGCCCAAGGATGGTGACATGAGCAATATCGTTCCGGGTTTCTACGCGGGTGGCGAATGTGCGTGCGCATCGGTGCATGGCGCTAATCGTCTTGGTACCAACTCACTACTGGATCTGTTGGTGTTCGGCAAGTCGGCCGGCG
The nucleotide sequence above comes from Betaproteobacteria bacterium. Encoded proteins:
- a CDS encoding NnrS family protein; the protein is MQCSKHPIWLVGFRPFFALACLSGMLLPIIWALIFGSAAPAPDASFSAVQWHAHEMFFGFGWAVLGGFLLTSTKNWVNIRGYHGPALMLLAAAWIFERIGMSFGGSWPKPLFLLSNNFFLGSMIAMLLWTLIRHRATDSYRDNAFFLIMLPGFLMAKYMMLEGADFMAGYGMAIGLFRLAFLIMLERTLTGFMKAAFQIQILRHPKLDMPIKLLSLLLVFEFALPRPLTAALSLTLAGLLSIRFIFWKPQLAFKRIDVGIMYIGYLAIIGQLMVEALGHAMNFVWVGSVSVHLFTFGAMGCVIPAMIIRISKGHTGRKVVFDGMDRAVLYIMIVALVTRIFLPQILPAAYLVWIYLSATCWLIAFGTLAFRYLPILLQPRIDGREH
- a CDS encoding nitronate monooxygenase; its protein translation is MKRVDDFRLRLGKHELVPIMVGGMGVDISSADLALEAARLGGVGHISDAMIKTVSDRRYDTKFVKEKLKIYKFNVENEDKSPVKFDLGKLIEATRLHVESTMSRKTGTGMIFINCMEKLTMNAPKETLKVRMEAAMDSGIEGITLAAGLHLGSFALIEDHPRFRDVKLGIIVSSVRALQLFLKKSSRTGRLPDYIVVEGPLAGGHLGFGMDWAQYDLATIVAEVIQYLKNEHLDIPVIPAGGIFTGSDAAAFLEGGASAVQVATRFTVSEECGLPADVKQEYFKASEEDIEVNQISPTGYPMRMIKSSPGIGAGIRPNCEAYGYLLDANGKCAYVTAYNREIAAHPGARKISVMDKTCLCTHMRNFDIWTCGHLTYRLKDTTHRLEDGSYQLLSAEHVFKDYQFSTDQKVALPE
- a CDS encoding CBS domain-containing protein, whose amino-acid sequence is MPNRIISNIIAGQTVVSCAKEATVRSACSLMAQKRIGAILVVENNRTVGIFTERDALNKVLAGNLDPDKTTLSQVMVANPQTIRADKPLGYALQFMVDGGFRHVPVVDDNGAPLGMVSARDALGQDIVQLERNLELREHLEENIA
- a CDS encoding tRNA pseudouridine(65) synthase TruC yields the protein MSPVWKFQLRQSNVFLAEELPILYRDEHIVVIDKPPALLVHRSEIDRHETRFAIQILRDQIGQYVWPAHRLDRGTSGVLLFGLSKEIASQLGQQFEQGTVDKRYWAVVRGHPPASGSIEHALSRQRDPYEFRGEQSSTEPQPAFTHFRKLAEIELPVKVDRYPTSRYALLELEPVSGRRHQIRRHLKHIAHPVIGDATHGKGIHNRYFAEHLGCHRMLLACVSMAFNHPVEGQHLEIKAPASGEFADTLVLLGWPLEPT
- a CDS encoding CoA ester lyase, whose protein sequence is MRHPKAVLFAGEKPFPILPAVDHYAGSEKLMRKALQLQRELGPIFDITCDCEDGAHAGAEREHAEMAAGIIMSEDNLFNRVGARVHDVTHPHWRQDMEILVGIAGSRLPFITLPKSCSAADVQIQIEALREIEQNFGVDRRIPVHVLVETHGALREVWEIAALPGVESLDFGLMDFVSGHHGAIPGSAMKSPGQFEHPLVARAKCEISAAALACGVIPSHNVTTELKDIEYIRNDALRARTEFGYLRMWSIHPNQIVPIVEAMRPDFSEVQAAAEILTAAQDTDWGPTQHEGKLHDRASYRYYWELLDRAHVTGMEIPVTAKQRFFG
- a CDS encoding malate dehydrogenase encodes the protein MSKAPMRVAITGAAGQIGYSLLFRIASGEMLGKDQPVILQLLDLPQAQQAVKGVMMELDDCAFPLLAGMVATDDPNVAFKDADVCLLVGARPRTKGMERADLLTANGAIFTVQGKAIAENAKEDVKVLVVGNPCNTNAYIAAAAAKKVGRTNPNNYHGMLRLDHNRALSQLAEKTGRAVSSFKKLVVWGNHSPTMYADYRNCESNGDNVKALINDHAWNNDTFLPTVGKRGAAIIEARGLSSAASAANAAIDHIHDWVLGSSDWVTMGVPSDGSYGIPAGIVYGFPCECNGGSFKIIQGLEIDEYSREKINFTLKELTDEAEAVKDML
- a CDS encoding GntR family transcriptional regulator, with translation MTRDVSRPAPRLSSPTFSPLYRQIKDFLIRSLEEGEWRPGDSIPSEGELASRFNVSQGTVRKAIDEMAAENLLIRRQGKGTFVATHNDPRSFYRFLRLVPDDGKATHAVSDPYFCETVDANPEVATALGLQVGTRVVHVKRLLRFSGDPVVFDQIYLVAELFDGLTLESLRGGERSLYSLFESDFGVRMINAEEHLRAVPADARSAGMIGVPLGEPLLLVERTAYTYGNKAVEWRRGLYSTRHHYYRNVLG
- the sdhC gene encoding succinate dehydrogenase, cytochrome b556 subunit, whose amino-acid sequence is MAEMTIKKRPKNLDLTTIRLPLPGKVSILHRVSGAGLFLCLPVLLWLFGASLASPDSFAVFKSVAGMLPVKVILAGLLWAFVHHFCAGIRFLLLDLHVGIEKEAARKSAGVVLAVSIPLTLILWGVLL
- the sdhD gene encoding succinate dehydrogenase, hydrophobic membrane anchor protein, with protein sequence MINRIVVGAHYGLRDWIAQRATAVIMAVYSVLMAAVLLIVRPSTFEAWQGLFANGVIKFLTFLFFVSLFYHAWIGVRDIWMDYVKPTGLRLSLHVLTAAALVGYTAWAAAILWRL
- the sdhA gene encoding succinate dehydrogenase flavoprotein subunit, with protein sequence MSIPVLKFDAVIVGAGGAGLRSAIQLSEAGLKTAVLSKVFPTRSHTVAAQGGVAASLGNSEEDHWTWHMYDTVKGSDWLGDQDAIEFMCKKANEVVVELEHYGMPFDRTDDGKIYQRPFGGHMSNFGEKPVRRSCAAADRTGHAMLHAMYQRNVKANTQFFVEWMALDLIRDEEGHVLGVTAMEMETGQIVIFHARATIFATGGAGRIFYSSTNAFINTGDGLGMAARAGIPLEDMEFWQFHPTGVAGAGVLITEGVRGEGGILRNSSKERFMERYAPNAKDLASRDVVSRAMATEIKEGRGCGVNKDYVLLDITHLDPATIMKRLPGIHEIGLQFAGVDCLKEPLPVVPTCHYQMGGIPTHYSGRVVMPKDGDMSNIVPGFYAGGECACASVHGANRLGTNSLLDLLVFGKSAGDSAVEDLKAGRAHRELPKDVADKTLARISALDNRKGGANVHETRLAMQRTMQDHAGVFRFGDMLKQGVEKILEVEKAARQLEIKDKSMAWNTARTEALEMENLIEVAKATMISAEARKESRGAHVRDDAPDSVEFPNGRNDKEWLKHTLFSPVDNSISYKPVNMQPLTVEAVALKTRSY